The Sphingopyxis fribergensis genome contains a region encoding:
- a CDS encoding PH domain-containing protein has translation MSDVAAIATAEAEPDWQRLHPATLALAVVKLGPRSLQFLPAVAALGFTGNWIWIVPAVGAFLLISLAAAWFQWLRFRFLVGDDEVIIESGVFSRQHRTIPFDRIQDVSIEQGLVARALGIAKVGFETGAGGKENDASLDAIALDSAQALRTTIRAHRSGEAVAAPVTADASGTAPAIEDRLLFTMEPRRLLVAGLFNFSLAALAVVGAGMQFFDGLLPFDFNVFNPMDWVDIAEDYGLDQWLLAHRWIAGVGALLSLLLIGFLSGVATMVFANWDFRLTREPRALRRTRGLTTRTDVAVPVKRVQAAILVTGWFRQRFGWHELRLQSLASDGGKERDHQVVPFAKLGEIDPVLAEVAIKRPDAGQPWQRSHRIVALGPVIGALCATVGGGVALLLGNAVGWLALVAAPLIALIAFWAARYHRWADLGGQVAILRGWWKPKMTLLPHASVQSLDLKSDFILRPLGLATLVFGVPGGSSLATHEIPAIPLAAAHDLRTRILAARARS, from the coding sequence ATGAGCGACGTTGCTGCCATAGCCACGGCCGAAGCGGAGCCGGACTGGCAGCGGCTGCACCCCGCGACGCTCGCGCTGGCGGTCGTCAAGCTGGGGCCGCGCTCGTTGCAGTTCCTGCCTGCGGTCGCCGCGCTGGGTTTTACCGGCAACTGGATCTGGATCGTTCCCGCGGTCGGCGCCTTCTTGCTGATCTCGCTGGCCGCCGCCTGGTTCCAGTGGCTCCGCTTCCGTTTCCTTGTCGGCGATGACGAGGTGATAATCGAAAGCGGCGTCTTTTCGCGCCAGCACCGCACCATCCCTTTCGACCGCATCCAGGACGTCAGCATCGAGCAGGGGCTCGTCGCGCGCGCGCTCGGCATCGCCAAGGTCGGGTTCGAGACCGGCGCGGGCGGCAAGGAAAATGACGCGAGCCTCGATGCTATCGCGCTCGATTCCGCGCAGGCACTGCGCACGACGATCCGCGCGCACCGCAGCGGCGAGGCCGTCGCCGCACCGGTCACAGCCGATGCGTCCGGAACGGCGCCGGCCATTGAGGACCGGCTGTTGTTCACGATGGAGCCGCGCCGGTTGCTCGTCGCGGGGCTGTTCAACTTCTCGCTCGCCGCGCTTGCGGTCGTCGGCGCGGGCATGCAATTCTTCGACGGGCTGCTGCCGTTCGATTTCAACGTCTTCAACCCGATGGACTGGGTCGATATCGCCGAGGATTATGGGCTCGACCAATGGCTGCTGGCGCACCGCTGGATCGCGGGAGTCGGCGCGCTGCTGTCGCTGCTGCTGATCGGTTTCTTGAGCGGGGTCGCGACGATGGTCTTCGCCAACTGGGACTTCCGCCTGACGCGCGAGCCGCGCGCGCTGCGTCGCACCCGCGGCCTCACGACGCGCACCGACGTCGCGGTGCCGGTGAAGCGCGTGCAGGCGGCGATCCTCGTCACCGGCTGGTTCCGCCAGCGCTTCGGCTGGCACGAGCTGCGCCTGCAAAGCCTTGCCAGCGACGGCGGCAAGGAGCGCGACCATCAGGTCGTGCCTTTCGCCAAGCTGGGGGAGATCGACCCGGTGCTCGCCGAGGTCGCCATAAAGCGCCCCGATGCCGGCCAGCCGTGGCAGCGCAGCCACCGCATCGTCGCGCTCGGGCCTGTGATCGGCGCGCTTTGCGCGACGGTCGGCGGCGGCGTTGCGCTGCTGCTCGGCAATGCGGTCGGCTGGCTGGCGCTGGTCGCAGCGCCGCTGATCGCGCTGATCGCCTTCTGGGCCGCGCGTTACCACCGCTGGGCCGACCTTGGCGGGCAGGTCGCGATCCTGCGCGGATGGTGGAAACCCAAGATGACATTGCTGCCCCACGCGTCGGTGCAGAGCCTCGACCTCAAGAGCGACTTCATCCTCCGCCCCCTCGGCCTCGCGACCCTGGTGTTCGGCGTCCCCGGCGGCAGTTCGCTTGCGACG
- a CDS encoding PH domain-containing protein, with translation MTDTPAHPTDPFDPDALNAAEGLDPVNPAYAQVLRIATALNLIPLAIGASVFDALLIRQIEGPYGLITAAAWLIAIAMIVTFPSRRVSRWGYKIGDGQLRVARGWLFRTDTIVPFVRVQHIDVGQGPIERWFGLSHLIVHTSGTHNSTVTLPGLHSDLAAAMRETIRRHIQTDFA, from the coding sequence ATGACCGACACCCCCGCGCACCCGACCGACCCTTTCGATCCCGATGCGCTGAATGCCGCCGAGGGGCTCGACCCGGTTAACCCCGCTTATGCGCAGGTTTTGCGCATCGCGACCGCGCTCAACCTGATTCCCCTTGCGATCGGCGCGAGCGTGTTCGACGCGCTGCTGATCCGGCAAATCGAGGGGCCGTACGGGCTGATCACCGCGGCGGCGTGGCTGATCGCGATCGCTATGATCGTCACCTTCCCGTCGCGGCGCGTGTCGCGCTGGGGGTACAAGATCGGCGACGGGCAGCTGCGCGTTGCGCGCGGCTGGCTGTTCCGCACCGATACCATCGTCCCCTTTGTGCGCGTCCAGCATATCGACGTCGGGCAGGGGCCGATCGAGCGCTGGTTCGGACTGTCGCACCTGATCGTCCACACGTCGGGCACGCACAATAGCACGGTGACGCTGCCGGGCCTGCACAGCGACCTCGCCGCCGCGATGCGCGAGACGATCCGCCGCCATATCCAGACCGACTTCGCATGA
- a CDS encoding alkyl/aryl-sulfatase, producing the protein MRRLTALLLAGSLPFAAIAQDPASEATRTAQAEIAGRLPLNDPRDEANAMRGKLAEIPGGVIQTADGKIVWDRRPYAFLSQAEAPDTVNPSLWRQARLNAVHGLFEVVPDKIWQLRGYDLSVMTIIRGKTGWIVVDPLLSEETAAAGWKLFADTVEAKSGKRPIKAVIFSHSHSDHFGGVGGIVTPEQVKAQKIRIIAPHGFSEEATSENVLAGTAMGRRALYMFGSILTPGPTGQVDTGLGPKLSSGTIGYMEPTESVGEKGGTLTIDGLAFDFLDAGGTEAPSEFVFYIPAYKALHTTEVVTHNLHNILTLRGAQVRDALRWSKVIDAMLLKWGGTAEVALASHHWPTWGAGEVSALLANQRDAYRYVHDRTLFLANRGATLHELADQTAEAPVQGRDFSTRGYYGTLNHDMKATYQRYFGWWDGNPANFNPLPPEQSAPKYVALAGGADKLLAAGKAAVAAGEYRWAAELLNKLVFAEPTNKDARMALASAYDQMGYQAESGAWRNYYLAAAASLRGTAVESLSGNGQSRSFISAIPTAVFFDALAARFDAAKGSAAKGAFQFVLPDSKETVAIVVGGGVEVPRYGVTDPAPTATITMNRATLDDVMLGQAQFPALIQSGAIKIDGDRMAFLSWFALHPPADPRFNVVEP; encoded by the coding sequence ATGCGCCGACTGACCGCCCTGCTGCTTGCCGGCAGCCTGCCCTTCGCCGCCATCGCACAGGACCCAGCCAGCGAGGCGACGCGCACCGCGCAGGCCGAGATCGCGGGGCGCCTGCCGCTGAACGACCCGCGCGACGAGGCCAATGCGATGCGCGGCAAGCTCGCCGAGATTCCGGGCGGGGTGATCCAGACCGCCGATGGCAAGATTGTGTGGGACCGGCGTCCCTATGCCTTTCTGAGCCAGGCCGAGGCCCCCGATACGGTCAATCCGTCGCTGTGGCGGCAGGCGCGGCTGAACGCGGTGCACGGATTGTTCGAGGTTGTGCCGGACAAGATCTGGCAGCTGCGCGGCTATGATCTGTCGGTGATGACGATCATCCGCGGCAAGACGGGGTGGATCGTCGTCGATCCTTTGCTGTCCGAAGAGACGGCGGCGGCGGGTTGGAAATTATTCGCCGACACGGTCGAAGCCAAGTCGGGCAAGCGACCGATCAAGGCGGTGATCTTCAGCCACAGCCACAGCGACCATTTCGGCGGCGTCGGCGGCATCGTCACCCCCGAACAGGTCAAGGCGCAGAAGATCCGCATCATCGCACCGCACGGTTTTTCGGAGGAAGCGACCTCGGAGAATGTCCTCGCCGGGACGGCGATGGGACGGCGCGCGCTCTATATGTTCGGGTCTATCCTGACCCCCGGCCCGACGGGGCAGGTCGACACCGGGCTGGGGCCAAAGCTGTCGTCGGGCACGATCGGCTATATGGAGCCGACCGAGAGTGTCGGCGAAAAAGGCGGCACGCTGACGATCGATGGGCTCGCCTTCGACTTCCTCGACGCAGGCGGCACCGAGGCGCCGTCGGAGTTCGTTTTCTATATCCCCGCTTATAAGGCGCTGCACACGACCGAGGTGGTCACGCACAATCTGCACAATATATTGACGCTGCGCGGCGCGCAGGTGCGCGATGCGCTGCGCTGGTCGAAGGTGATCGACGCGATGCTGCTGAAATGGGGCGGCACGGCCGAGGTCGCGCTGGCGTCGCATCACTGGCCGACATGGGGCGCGGGCGAGGTGTCGGCGCTGCTGGCGAACCAGCGCGATGCCTATCGCTATGTTCACGATCGCACCTTGTTCCTCGCCAATCGCGGTGCGACGCTGCACGAGCTTGCCGACCAGACCGCCGAAGCGCCGGTGCAGGGCAGGGATTTTTCGACGCGCGGCTATTATGGCACGCTGAACCACGACATGAAGGCGACCTATCAACGCTATTTCGGCTGGTGGGATGGCAACCCCGCCAATTTCAACCCGCTGCCGCCCGAGCAATCGGCGCCCAAATATGTCGCGCTCGCGGGCGGCGCCGACAAGCTGCTCGCGGCGGGCAAGGCCGCGGTCGCGGCGGGCGAGTATCGCTGGGCGGCCGAGCTTTTGAACAAGCTGGTCTTTGCCGAACCGACCAACAAGGACGCCCGCATGGCGCTCGCCTCGGCCTATGACCAGATGGGCTATCAGGCCGAGTCCGGCGCATGGCGGAATTATTATCTCGCCGCTGCGGCGAGCCTGCGCGGCACCGCAGTCGAAAGCCTGTCGGGCAATGGGCAGAGCCGGTCGTTCATCAGCGCGATCCCGACCGCGGTATTTTTCGACGCGCTCGCGGCGCGCTTCGATGCGGCGAAAGGGAGCGCGGCAAAGGGGGCATTCCAGTTCGTGCTGCCCGACAGCAAGGAGACGGTCGCGATCGTCGTCGGCGGCGGAGTCGAAGTGCCGCGTTACGGCGTGACCGACCCCGCGCCGACCGCAACGATCACCATGAATCGGGCAACGCTCGACGATGTGATGCTGGGACAGGCGCAATTCCCCGCGCTGATCCAGTCGGGCGCGATCAAGATCGACGGCGACCGCATGGCGTTCCTGTCGTGGTTCGCGCTGCACCCGCCCGCCGATCCGCGCTTCAATGTGGTTGAACCGTGA
- a CDS encoding NAD(P)H-dependent oxidoreductase has protein sequence MIDAPHLLIAWHSRTGGSEALARAAAEGAASAKLVAADEVTPEGLQAAGGYLFVGPENLAALSGAMKEMFDRCYYPCLGRLEGRPYATIICAGSDGENAQRQLDRIATGWRLKRVADPVIVNTAAQTPEAILAPKTIAPDRLAEARDLGAALAEGLAAGIF, from the coding sequence ATGATCGACGCGCCGCACCTGCTCATCGCCTGGCACAGCCGCACTGGCGGCAGCGAAGCGCTCGCACGCGCCGCGGCCGAGGGGGCCGCGAGCGCGAAGCTCGTCGCCGCGGACGAAGTCACGCCCGAAGGACTGCAAGCTGCGGGTGGCTATCTCTTCGTCGGTCCCGAAAATCTCGCCGCGCTGTCGGGCGCGATGAAGGAAATGTTCGACCGCTGTTATTATCCGTGCCTCGGCCGGCTCGAAGGCCGCCCTTATGCGACGATCATCTGCGCGGGATCCGACGGCGAAAACGCCCAGCGCCAGCTCGACCGCATCGCTACCGGCTGGCGGCTGAAGCGCGTGGCCGATCCGGTGATCGTGAACACCGCCGCGCAGACGCCCGAAGCGATCCTTGCGCCCAAGACGATCGCCCCCGACCGCCTCGCTGAAGCCCGCGACCTCGGCGCCGCGCTGGCGGAGGGTTTGGCGGCGGGGATTTTCTGA
- the glpX gene encoding class II fructose-bisphosphatase, producing the protein MTDTGSNLDRVLVLEMVRVTEAAAIAAAKLIGRGDEKAADAAAVEAMRTAFNTLYMDGTIVIGEGERDEAPMLYIGEKVGNAPGKGPKIDIAVDPLEGTTITAKAGPNALAVLAIAEEGCLLNAPDVYMDKLAVGPGYSPGVVNFDNSVRENVEAVAREKGCPPEQIIVCVLDRPRHEAIIAELRAIGCGVALIPDGDVAGVIATTNPETNIDIYMGSGGAPEGVLAAAALRCVGGQFKGRLLFRNDDERKRAKKWGIDDLDRVYDLEDLASGDVIFAATGVTDGSLLRGVKRRRDGVMTTETVVMRASSGTVRWVKGEHRSH; encoded by the coding sequence ATGACGGATACCGGCAGCAACCTCGACCGGGTGCTCGTGCTCGAAATGGTGCGCGTCACCGAAGCTGCGGCGATCGCCGCCGCGAAGCTGATCGGCCGCGGTGACGAGAAAGCCGCCGACGCCGCCGCGGTCGAGGCGATGCGCACCGCGTTCAACACGCTCTATATGGACGGCACGATCGTCATCGGCGAAGGCGAACGCGACGAGGCACCGATGCTGTATATCGGCGAAAAGGTCGGCAATGCGCCGGGCAAGGGCCCGAAGATCGACATCGCGGTCGACCCGCTGGAAGGCACGACAATCACCGCCAAGGCCGGACCCAACGCGCTCGCGGTGCTGGCGATCGCCGAAGAGGGCTGCCTGCTCAACGCCCCCGACGTCTATATGGACAAGCTCGCGGTCGGCCCCGGCTATTCACCCGGCGTGGTCAATTTCGACAATAGCGTGCGCGAAAATGTCGAAGCCGTCGCGCGCGAAAAGGGCTGCCCGCCCGAACAGATCATCGTCTGCGTACTCGACCGCCCGCGCCACGAGGCGATCATCGCCGAACTGCGCGCGATCGGCTGCGGCGTTGCGCTGATCCCCGACGGCGACGTCGCGGGCGTGATCGCGACGACCAACCCCGAGACCAACATCGACATCTATATGGGTTCGGGCGGCGCCCCCGAAGGTGTGCTCGCCGCCGCCGCGCTGCGCTGCGTCGGCGGCCAGTTCAAGGGCCGCCTGCTGTTCCGCAACGACGACGAGCGGAAGCGCGCGAAGAAATGGGGCATCGACGATCTCGACCGGGTCTATGACCTCGAAGACCTGGCCAGCGGCGACGTCATCTTCGCCGCGACGGGCGTCACCGACGGATCGCTGCTGCGCGGCGTCAAGCGCCGCCGCGACGGCGTGATGACGACCGAAACCGTGGTGATGCGCGCTTCGTCGGGCACGGTGCGCTGGGTGAAGGGCGAGCATCGGTCGCATTGA
- a CDS encoding homoserine dehydrogenase: protein MSPYSAPTAPRPPLRVALAGIGVVGGGVVRLLEVNRELIARRAGRAIEIVAVSARDRHKDRGVDLSPYRWEDDMDALVAAADVDVVVEMIGGADGPALTLARHALGAGKALVTANKAMIAHHGLDLARLAEEKDTPLKYEAAVAGGIPVIKAIREGASANEIARVYGILNGTCNYILTQMERNGASFADALSAAQAEGYAEADPTFDVDGIDAAHKLSILAALCFGTRLDIGAVTADGIRGLIAADIREAEALGHRVRLIGMAERDSAKNGGALYQHVQPCLVPADHPLAYVPGALNAVVAEGNFVGRLFFEGAGAGAGPTASAIVADIIDIARDEYGPAFAMPVDSLDAAPIADAGARIGKHYVRLIVEDRIGVLAEIAAAMRDAGVSIESLIQRGSDDESGVVIVLVTHEGPASTIHAALDILAASDHVVGTPMHMPILAL, encoded by the coding sequence ATGTCGCCTTATTCCGCCCCGACCGCCCCCCGCCCGCCGCTGCGCGTCGCGCTCGCAGGGATTGGCGTCGTCGGCGGCGGGGTCGTGCGGCTGCTCGAGGTCAACCGCGAGCTGATCGCGCGCCGCGCAGGCCGCGCGATCGAGATCGTCGCCGTGTCGGCGCGCGACCGCCACAAGGACCGCGGCGTCGACCTGTCGCCCTATCGCTGGGAAGACGATATGGACGCGCTCGTCGCGGCTGCAGATGTCGACGTCGTCGTCGAGATGATCGGCGGCGCCGACGGCCCGGCGCTGACGCTGGCGCGCCACGCGCTCGGCGCTGGCAAGGCGCTGGTCACCGCGAACAAGGCGATGATCGCGCATCACGGGCTCGACCTCGCGCGGCTGGCCGAGGAAAAGGACACGCCGCTGAAATATGAGGCCGCGGTCGCGGGCGGCATTCCCGTCATCAAGGCGATCCGCGAAGGCGCCTCGGCGAACGAGATCGCGCGCGTCTATGGCATCCTCAATGGCACCTGCAATTATATCCTGACGCAGATGGAGCGCAACGGCGCGAGCTTCGCCGATGCGCTGAGCGCCGCACAGGCCGAGGGTTATGCCGAGGCCGACCCGACCTTCGATGTCGACGGCATCGACGCCGCGCATAAATTGTCGATCCTCGCCGCGCTCTGTTTCGGGACGCGGCTCGACATCGGCGCGGTGACCGCCGACGGGATCCGCGGGCTGATCGCCGCCGATATTCGCGAGGCCGAAGCACTCGGTCACCGCGTCCGCCTGATTGGGATGGCCGAGCGCGATAGCGCCAAAAACGGGGGCGCGCTCTACCAGCATGTCCAGCCGTGCCTTGTCCCCGCCGACCATCCGCTCGCTTATGTTCCCGGCGCGCTCAACGCCGTGGTTGCCGAGGGCAATTTCGTCGGCCGCCTCTTTTTCGAAGGCGCGGGCGCGGGCGCGGGGCCGACGGCGTCGGCGATCGTCGCCGACATCATCGACATCGCGCGCGACGAATATGGCCCGGCCTTTGCGATGCCGGTCGATTCGCTCGATGCGGCACCCATCGCCGACGCGGGGGCGCGGATCGGCAAACATTATGTCCGGCTGATCGTCGAGGACCGGATCGGCGTGCTTGCCGAGATAGCGGCGGCGATGCGCGATGCCGGGGTGTCGATCGAAAGCCTGATCCAGCGCGGCAGCGACGACGAAAGCGGCGTCGTGATCGTGCTCGTCACCCACGAAGGCCCCGCCAGCACGATCCACGCCGCGCTCGACATCCTCGCCGCGTCGGATCATGTCGTCGGCACGCCGATGCACATGCCGATCCTCGCGCTTTAG
- a CDS encoding energy transducer TonB, with the protein MAYGDNVDPKNRVVAIVLVGLLTAVLGYGLVNGLNISIVKKLAEKLDVVDVEEPPPPEEPPPPPPPDNKLPPPPPVVTPPSPIPPPVTTNTIQSVPKAPPTPPPPVYTPPAPPAPPPTPDLSAAGTPRGNPGRWATNDDYPARAMREEREGTTGFRVTYGADGRITSCDVTSSSGHADLDAETCKLIQRRGRFNPGKDRAGNPTGGSYSNRIRWQIPR; encoded by the coding sequence ATGGCTTATGGTGATAATGTCGACCCTAAAAATAGGGTAGTGGCGATTGTCTTGGTTGGTCTGCTTACAGCGGTTCTGGGCTATGGCCTGGTTAACGGCTTGAATATCAGTATCGTCAAGAAACTCGCCGAAAAATTGGATGTGGTGGACGTTGAAGAGCCGCCGCCGCCGGAGGAACCCCCGCCGCCGCCGCCGCCAGACAACAAGCTGCCGCCGCCGCCGCCGGTTGTGACGCCGCCGTCGCCGATTCCGCCGCCGGTAACGACGAACACGATTCAGTCGGTGCCGAAGGCTCCGCCGACGCCGCCCCCGCCCGTCTACACGCCGCCGGCACCGCCCGCGCCGCCGCCGACGCCCGATCTGAGCGCCGCCGGTACGCCGCGTGGCAACCCGGGCCGCTGGGCGACGAACGACGACTATCCGGCACGTGCGATGCGCGAAGAGCGTGAAGGCACCACCGGCTTCCGCGTCACCTATGGTGCCGATGGTCGCATCACGTCGTGCGACGTGACCTCGTCGAGCGGCCATGCCGATCTCGATGCCGAAACCTGCAAGCTTATCCAGCGCCGTGGCCGGTTCAATCCGGGCAAGGATCGCGCGGGTAACCCCACGGGCGGCTCGTACAGCAATCGTATCCGTTGGCAGATCCCGCGCTGA
- a CDS encoding MotA/TolQ/ExbB proton channel family protein, which yields MFNLIANAAAAAAPAHEAGLSLMPAAMCVKEEGASPYGLVPALCEGGIVSQVTFLVLLIMFVGTLYILFTKLFEQNKVMNQGKAVDANFWRAPTLADGAAKLEKNSAYRQVVEDGLRANEEHNKLTDPVEAHDWMHGTLERSQNHINSKLNSGLAFLATVGSTAPFVGLFGTVIGILRALVKIGASGQASIDTVAGPVGEALIMTAIGLIVAVPAVLAFNWLQSRNKAIARRLSTFSNDVLGSIMSNGQVKPALIAPAKTAAPAAAPKKA from the coding sequence ATGTTTAATCTGATCGCAAATGCCGCCGCTGCGGCAGCACCGGCCCACGAAGCGGGGCTCAGCTTGATGCCCGCCGCGATGTGCGTGAAGGAAGAAGGTGCGAGCCCTTATGGTCTCGTCCCCGCACTGTGCGAAGGCGGCATCGTCTCGCAGGTCACCTTCCTCGTCCTGCTGATCATGTTCGTCGGTACGCTCTACATCCTGTTCACCAAGCTGTTCGAACAGAATAAGGTGATGAACCAGGGCAAGGCCGTCGACGCCAATTTCTGGCGCGCCCCGACGCTCGCCGACGGCGCGGCAAAGCTCGAAAAGAACAGCGCCTACCGCCAGGTCGTCGAAGACGGTCTGCGCGCCAACGAAGAGCATAACAAGCTGACCGACCCCGTCGAAGCGCATGACTGGATGCACGGCACGCTCGAGCGTTCGCAGAACCACATCAACTCGAAGCTGAATTCGGGCCTCGCGTTCCTCGCGACCGTCGGTTCGACCGCTCCGTTCGTCGGTCTGTTCGGTACCGTTATCGGTATTCTTCGCGCGCTGGTGAAGATCGGTGCATCGGGTCAGGCTTCGATCGACACCGTTGCCGGTCCGGTCGGTGAAGCATTGATCATGACCGCCATCGGTCTGATCGTGGCGGTTCCTGCGGTGCTCGCGTTCAACTGGCTCCAGAGCCGCAACAAGGCGATCGCTCGCCGCCTCTCGACCTTCTCGAACGACGTGCTCGGCTCGATCATGTCGAACGGCCAGGTGAAGCCCGCGTTGATCGCTCCGGCGAAGACCGCTGCTCCGGCCGCGGCACCGAAGAAGGCCTGA
- a CDS encoding ExbD/TolR family protein encodes MAMSVGDKGGEDAPMSEINTTPLVDIMLVLLIIFLITVPVVLETVNLKLPDVAFEVTTTKPENVLLSIRSADTDGDGEPNPESTACEVYWGQTPVDSKQLLERGQNKLEQLLEDIGGPQNITEENFPEVHIRGDVNTPYQCIGGVIYTMQYAGFQKIGFISEPAAGSGTTSRL; translated from the coding sequence ATGGCGATGAGTGTAGGCGACAAGGGGGGCGAAGATGCCCCGATGTCCGAAATCAACACGACTCCGCTCGTGGACATCATGCTTGTGTTGCTCATCATCTTCCTCATCACGGTTCCCGTGGTGTTGGAGACGGTGAACCTGAAGCTGCCCGACGTGGCGTTTGAGGTGACGACGACGAAGCCTGAAAATGTGCTGCTGTCGATCCGTTCGGCTGATACCGACGGCGATGGCGAGCCCAATCCCGAGAGCACGGCGTGTGAAGTTTACTGGGGCCAGACCCCGGTCGATTCGAAGCAGTTGCTGGAACGTGGACAGAATAAACTCGAGCAGTTGCTCGAGGATATTGGCGGTCCGCAGAATATCACCGAGGAAAATTTTCCCGAAGTGCATATCCGCGGCGACGTCAACACCCCGTACCAGTGCATCGGCGGTGTGATCTACACGATGCAATATGCCGGCTTCCAGAAGATCGGGTTCATTTCGGAACCGGCTGCTGGCTCGGGCACCACGAGCCGCCTGTAA
- a CDS encoding ExbD/TolR family protein has translation MSMAVGDRDENEPMMDMNTTPLIDVMLVLLIMFIITIPVQTHAVKIDLPVPTDSQSNVDPEKNKVMIDPAGTITWNGSPVDLAQLANYLEQTKALPVEPELQVQPDPYARYIVVDNVMAVIKRSGVGKLGFVGNEQYARVF, from the coding sequence ATGTCCATGGCAGTTGGAGATCGGGACGAAAATGAACCGATGATGGATATGAACACGACGCCGTTGATCGACGTCATGCTCGTGCTCCTCATCATGTTCATCATCACCATCCCGGTCCAGACCCACGCGGTGAAGATCGATCTGCCGGTCCCGACCGATAGCCAGAGCAATGTCGACCCCGAAAAGAACAAGGTGATGATCGATCCCGCGGGAACGATCACCTGGAACGGTTCACCGGTCGATCTCGCTCAGCTGGCGAACTATCTGGAACAGACCAAGGCTCTGCCCGTCGAACCCGAGCTGCAGGTCCAGCCCGACCCCTATGCGCGCTATATCGTCGTCGACAATGTCATGGCGGTGATCAAGCGCAGCGGCGTCGGCAAGCTGGGCTTTGTCGGCAACGAGCAATACGCCCGCGTCTTCTGA
- a CDS encoding superoxide dismutase family protein has product MAQGAVVIAALALAGCAGMGKKATTTLPAPDAYAQLYDSKGADRGRADIYRDTTGLRIELVARGFATGTYGMHVHAVGQCTPPDFASAGPHWNPTSVQHGRDNPMGAHHGDLPNLTIVPDEIGRATLRMVGSRFEGDGGLLDADGAAFVIHAGPDDYKTDPSGNSGGRVACGVIVKEGAK; this is encoded by the coding sequence ATGGCTCAAGGGGCCGTTGTCATCGCCGCGCTCGCGCTCGCCGGCTGCGCCGGAATGGGGAAGAAGGCAACGACGACGCTGCCCGCGCCCGACGCCTATGCGCAGCTCTATGATTCGAAGGGCGCCGACCGCGGACGCGCCGATATCTATCGCGACACCACGGGCCTTCGCATCGAACTCGTCGCGCGCGGTTTTGCAACGGGTACTTATGGCATGCACGTCCATGCGGTCGGCCAGTGCACGCCGCCCGATTTCGCCAGCGCGGGTCCGCACTGGAACCCGACCAGCGTCCAGCATGGCCGCGACAATCCGATGGGCGCGCATCATGGCGACCTGCCCAATCTCACGATCGTCCCCGACGAGATCGGCCGCGCGACGCTGCGCATGGTCGGTTCGCGTTTCGAGGGCGATGGCGGGCTGCTCGACGCCGACGGCGCCGCTTTCGTGATCCACGCCGGACCCGACGATTACAAAACCGATCCCAGCGGCAACAGCGGCGGCCGCGTCGCGTGCGGCGTGATCGTCAAAGAGGGCGCGAAGTAA